The DNA window GCGTCATATCGGATTCGACCATGATCCGTCTCGGCGATGCGCTGAGGGGCGGACCGGTCACCGGCCAAGGTGCTTGTCAGAAGATTCCCTCGTTGGCAGCGGGGCAGCGGGCGTCGCTCGCGAACACTGTCAGCTAGCCGAGTTTGGAGAGCGAGCATTGCAGAGCGCGGTGGCCACTAAGGTAGTTCGAGGCGCCATTCTCGTATCGTCGGCGCTTCTGCTCTGCTCGTGCAGTGAAGGCGTCCTCGATCCACACGGTCCGATTGGTAAGGCCGAACGTGTCATTCTCTGCGACGCCACGGCCATCATGCTCGCGGTCGTCGTGCCGGTCATCCTGCTGACGCTAGGCTTCGCGTGGTGGTTTCGCGCAAGCAACAAGCGGGCGCGCTACCTACCCGAGTGGGAGTATTCCGGCCGGATCGAGATGATCGTCTGGTCGATCCCGGCTCTTGTCGTCCTGTTTCTCGGGGGCATTGCTTGGATTGGTGCGCACGAACTTGATCCTCCCAAGCCAATCACATCGGCCCAGGCGCCGCTCGACGTGGAAGTCGTCTCGCTCGACTGGAAGTGGTTGTTCATCTATCCGACCCAGGGCATCGCGAGCGTCAACCGCCTGGTCGTGCCGGTAGGAACCCCGATCCGGTTCCGCCTCACGTCGGCCAGCGTGATGAACTCGTTCTTCATCCCCCAGCTTGGCAGCCAAATCTACATCATGCCCGGCATGACAACCCGCCTGAACCTGCAGGCGGACCGTCCCGGCGTCTACAAGGGCCTGTCTGCACAGTTCAGCGGCGAAGGCTTTTCGGATATGCGTTTCGACCTGGCGGCCGTGCCCCAGGATCAATTCGAGGCTTGGGTGAAGGCTGCCAAGACCCAGGGCGGCATGCTCGATTCGGCCTCCTACAGCGCTCTTGCACGCCCAAGCAAAGCGATTGCGCCGACGACCTACGCTGGCGTCTCCCCCGGACTGTTCGAAACTGCCTCGGCCCGCAGTACCGGCGCTGAGCTCCCGCCGCATCAGGAGCACTGACATGCTGGGTAAGCTCACATGGGCGGCGATCCCGTTCGATCAGCCGATAGTCATGATCGCCTCGGCCGGGGTCGCGATCGTCATCGCCGGCATCCTTGGCCTCGTCACCTTAAAAGGGTGGTGGCCCTATTTGTGGCGCGAGTGGATCACCAGCGTCGATCACAAGCGCATCGGCGTGATGTATGTGCTCCTTGCCCTGGTGATGCTGGTTCGCGGCTTCGCCGACGCGATCATGATGCGCACCCAGCTCGCCCTCGCCGCGGGCGGCGCACCAGGCTTCCTTCCGCCCGAGCACTACAATCAGATCTTCTCAGCGCACGGGACGATCATGATTTTCTTCGTCGCCATGCCGTTCGTGATCGGCCTGATGAACTTTGCAGTGCCGTTGCAACTCGGTGTACGCGATGTCGCCTTCCCCGTGCTCAACAACGTCAGCTTCTGGCTGACGGCCGCCGGTGTACTTCTGATCAACCTGTCGCTGTTCATCGGTGAGTTCGCGCGCACGGGCTGGCTGGCCTATCCGCCCCTCAGCGAGACCGCTTTCTCCCCGGGCGTCGGTGTCGATTATTATCTTTGGTCGTTGCAGATCTCCGGCCTCGGCACCTTGCTGTCCGGAATCAATCTCACCACGACCATCCTGAAGCTTCGGGCTCCGGGGATGGGCTATATGCGCATGCCGATCTTCTGCTGGACGGCGCTCGCCGCCAATCTCCTCATCGTTGCCTCATTCCCGGTCATGACCGCAACCTTCGCGATGTTGCTGCTCGACCGCTACTGTGACTTTCATTTCTTCACGACGAGCGCCGGCGGCAATCCGATGATGTACATCAACCTCATCTGGATATGGGGCCACCCGGAAGTCTACATCCTGATCCTGCCGGCCTTCGGCGTATACTCCGAAGTCGTCGCGACCTTCTCCGGCAAACCGTTGTTCGGCTACCGCTCCATGGTCATGGCGACAATGGCAATTTGCGTCCTCTCGTTCCTGGTCTGGCTGCACCACTTCTTCACCATGGGCGCCGGCGCAGACGTAAACGGCTTCTTCGGCATCATGACGATGATCATCGCGGTGCCAACCGGCGTCAAAGTGTTCAACTGGCTCTTCACGCTCTACGGCGGGCGCATCCGCTTCACCGTTCCGGTCTACTGGGCGCTTGGCTTCATGGTCACCTTCGTGCTCGGCGGCATGACCGGCGTGCTGATGGCGATCCCACCGGCCGACTTCGTCCTGCACAACAGCCTCTTCCTGGTCGCGCATTTCCACAACACCGCGATCGGTGGTGTCGTGTTCGGCGTCTTCGCCGGCTACACTTATTGGTTCCCCAAGGCCTTCGGTTTCAAGCTCGATGAGCGACTGGGCAAGGCGATTTTCTGGTGCTGGTTCCTCGGTTTCTACCTCGCCTTCATGCCGCTCTATGCGCTGGGTCTGATGGGCGCTACCCGGCGAATGCAGCACTATCCGGACACGCACTGGCAGCCCCTAATGCTTGTAGCCCTGTCGGGCGCGGTGTTGATCCTCTTCGGCATCGGCCTGACCGTGGTTCAACTGGTCGTCAGCATTCGAAGGCGTGACCTCAACCGCGATTTGATCG is part of the Bradyrhizobium canariense genome and encodes:
- the cyoB gene encoding cytochrome o ubiquinol oxidase subunit I codes for the protein MLGKLTWAAIPFDQPIVMIASAGVAIVIAGILGLVTLKGWWPYLWREWITSVDHKRIGVMYVLLALVMLVRGFADAIMMRTQLALAAGGAPGFLPPEHYNQIFSAHGTIMIFFVAMPFVIGLMNFAVPLQLGVRDVAFPVLNNVSFWLTAAGVLLINLSLFIGEFARTGWLAYPPLSETAFSPGVGVDYYLWSLQISGLGTLLSGINLTTTILKLRAPGMGYMRMPIFCWTALAANLLIVASFPVMTATFAMLLLDRYCDFHFFTTSAGGNPMMYINLIWIWGHPEVYILILPAFGVYSEVVATFSGKPLFGYRSMVMATMAICVLSFLVWLHHFFTMGAGADVNGFFGIMTMIIAVPTGVKVFNWLFTLYGGRIRFTVPVYWALGFMVTFVLGGMTGVLMAIPPADFVLHNSLFLVAHFHNTAIGGVVFGVFAGYTYWFPKAFGFKLDERLGKAIFWCWFLGFYLAFMPLYALGLMGATRRMQHYPDTHWQPLMLVALSGAVLILFGIGLTVVQLVVSIRRRDLNRDLIGDPWNGRTLEWSTPSPPPPWNFALSPQINGTDAYWAAKQRGHEAEQVAVARAYVPVHLPRNNPTGFFLAFFAVVLGFALIWHIWWMAIAGLMGSLAVVLVQAWRTSGETDISSREVAAFYEAHAAREGAV
- the cyoA gene encoding ubiquinol oxidase subunit II; translated protein: MQSAVATKVVRGAILVSSALLLCSCSEGVLDPHGPIGKAERVILCDATAIMLAVVVPVILLTLGFAWWFRASNKRARYLPEWEYSGRIEMIVWSIPALVVLFLGGIAWIGAHELDPPKPITSAQAPLDVEVVSLDWKWLFIYPTQGIASVNRLVVPVGTPIRFRLTSASVMNSFFIPQLGSQIYIMPGMTTRLNLQADRPGVYKGLSAQFSGEGFSDMRFDLAAVPQDQFEAWVKAAKTQGGMLDSASYSALARPSKAIAPTTYAGVSPGLFETASARSTGAELPPHQEH